The proteins below come from a single Saccharopolyspora sp. SCSIO 74807 genomic window:
- a CDS encoding ATP-binding protein, with protein MSGADLRHLWARLRGVENRVRVAVAKRRATDPAPDDPYRGLYLTDELVERILDSPSAAWSGALPIGDSWADEGETAPEPDDRLRLPRLAADFGLTELDVELLLVALAPEVDPRFERFYGYLNDDVTLRRPTTGLALELCGMPLAGDGRFRLAEGAPLSSLLEVAEPERPWATRTLRVPDRVVAHLLGSDAPPPALAELVREAPAPRSATAPAKRLAGGLDAGIRLVHLRSADGSAAQVAVESLAAGGFGALVLQPQALTEAPDPAAALAAAIREARLRRAGLIFGPLETVEAALRPLLRRIVAASQAIPVFVHGASSWDPGWARESPVSIAVEAPELRAQEWRDALEDAGEAPRPEHIEALTPYRLGPDQVRRAASVAARLARLDDRAMDTADLRAGVRAQNGAGLERLARRITPSVGWDDLVLPESAQRALTELSLRARHRDRVLGEWRMRPGGGRGRGVLALFAGESGTGKTMSAEVVAADLGMDLYVIDLSTVVDKYVGETEKNLERIFTEAAGVNGVLLFDEADAIFGKRSQVKDAHDRYANVESAYLLQRMESFDGLAVLTTNLRANLDEAFTRRLDVIADFPMPEAAQRRALWDRCLGTALPRAEDLDLDFCAERFELSGGSIRACAVTAAYLAAEAESEVGMPEVIAAVRQEYAKLGRLILESEFR; from the coding sequence ATGAGCGGCGCCGATCTGCGCCACCTCTGGGCGCGGCTGCGCGGAGTGGAAAACCGCGTCCGGGTGGCAGTGGCGAAGCGGCGAGCCACCGATCCGGCACCGGACGATCCCTATCGCGGGTTGTACCTGACCGACGAGCTCGTCGAGCGGATCCTGGACTCGCCGTCCGCAGCTTGGTCCGGTGCTCTTCCGATCGGTGATTCCTGGGCGGATGAAGGGGAAACGGCCCCGGAACCCGACGACCGGCTGCGGCTGCCACGGCTGGCCGCGGATTTCGGGCTGACCGAACTCGACGTGGAACTGCTGCTGGTGGCGCTGGCGCCGGAAGTGGACCCGCGGTTCGAGCGGTTCTACGGCTACCTCAACGACGACGTGACGCTGCGGCGCCCCACCACCGGTTTGGCGTTGGAGCTGTGCGGGATGCCGCTGGCCGGTGACGGGCGATTCCGGCTCGCCGAGGGAGCGCCGCTGAGTTCGTTGCTGGAAGTGGCCGAGCCGGAGCGGCCGTGGGCCACGCGGACCTTGCGGGTGCCCGACCGCGTGGTGGCGCACCTGCTCGGTTCCGATGCGCCGCCCCCTGCGCTGGCCGAGCTGGTGCGGGAGGCACCGGCGCCGCGGTCGGCCACGGCTCCGGCGAAGCGGCTCGCGGGCGGCCTGGACGCCGGTATCCGGCTGGTCCACCTGCGCAGCGCGGACGGCTCGGCGGCGCAGGTAGCGGTGGAATCCTTGGCAGCAGGCGGTTTCGGCGCTCTCGTGCTGCAACCGCAGGCGCTCACCGAAGCCCCGGACCCCGCGGCCGCGCTGGCGGCTGCGATCCGCGAAGCGCGGCTGCGGCGGGCCGGTCTCATCTTCGGTCCACTTGAGACGGTCGAGGCGGCGCTGCGCCCGCTGCTGCGGCGGATCGTGGCCGCATCGCAGGCGATTCCGGTGTTCGTGCACGGCGCTTCGAGCTGGGATCCGGGCTGGGCGCGGGAATCGCCGGTCTCGATCGCGGTCGAAGCACCCGAGCTGCGCGCGCAGGAATGGCGCGACGCCCTGGAAGACGCCGGTGAAGCACCGCGGCCCGAGCACATCGAAGCCCTGACCCCGTACCGCCTCGGCCCCGACCAGGTGCGCCGCGCGGCTTCCGTCGCCGCCCGGCTCGCCCGGCTCGACGACCGGGCGATGGACACCGCCGACCTGCGAGCCGGCGTCCGCGCGCAGAACGGCGCCGGTCTGGAGCGGCTCGCCCGCCGCATCACCCCTTCGGTCGGCTGGGACGACCTGGTGCTGCCCGAGTCGGCCCAGCGCGCGCTGACGGAGCTGTCGCTGCGCGCCCGGCACCGCGACCGGGTGCTCGGCGAATGGCGGATGCGGCCCGGTGGTGGGCGCGGCCGCGGCGTGCTGGCCCTGTTCGCGGGCGAATCCGGCACCGGCAAGACGATGTCGGCCGAGGTCGTGGCTGCCGACCTCGGCATGGACCTCTACGTCATCGATCTGTCCACAGTGGTCGACAAGTACGTCGGCGAGACGGAGAAGAACCTGGAACGGATCTTCACCGAGGCCGCCGGGGTCAACGGCGTGCTGCTGTTCGACGAGGCCGACGCGATCTTCGGCAAGCGCTCCCAGGTCAAGGACGCGCACGACCGCTACGCCAACGTCGAGTCCGCGTATCTGCTGCAACGCATGGAAAGCTTCGACGGGCTCGCGGTGCTGACCACGAACCTGCGCGCGAACCTGGACGAGGCGTTCACCCGGCGCCTGGACGTCATCGCCGACTTCCCGATGCCCGAGGCCGCCCAGCGCCGCGCCCTGTGGGACCGCTGCCTGGGCACCGCACTACCCCGCGCCGAAGACCTGGACCTGGACTTCTGCGCGGAGCGCTTCGAGCTCTCCGGCGGCTCCATCCGCGCCTGCGCGGTCACCGCCGCCTACCTCGCGGCCGAAGCCGAAAGCGAGGTGGGGATGCCTGAAGTGATCGCGGCGGTGCGGCAAGAGTATGCCAAACTGGGAAGGCTCATCCTGGAATCCGAGTTCAGGTAG
- a CDS encoding DUF4157 domain-containing protein: MRDRQEPGKDSTSRHERPRRVAPAPESGTAAHLLHLQRTLGNAAVARMVEGAQGEDEVQRSAVHGVLSSSGQPLGAPVREEMESRMGADFSDVRVHTGGTAQRSAAEIGARAYTSGNHVVLGSGASDKHTLAHELTHVLQQRSGPVAGTDNGDGLKVSDPSDRYERAAEDNARRVMADSGSGRTDDAPAESASPPSADEPQIQRKVGYEFEITPNRAWQFFENIPRGDQKGGKRLKTDTKNPLIDLGSGAHVAADNGNVEFVTDPLTTLDQVESAVSNITNFHEDVARRGTHTEPSGKYSIKAESVGQAKPQASFGMAMRNIPDLVSELDKFHQGDTEPPAKRTRTREPKETKENRDNEQRISGVQPGFPEAKSNAERIVEELKGRARGESPQGDGWEKSAKGFLTVILKTIYDLTKQGSDKDDPKYYFSMMPRTDFVSMRETLPDDVKAWLVENCDSGVLPLMSKHSGEDIERPVLNKYKKEMSGVEVPTRAEWIRSVLTGTVGEKDLLSPPPGYPAHGDGGKEPEGVGAMGADRTEPHLSVFELRDLGGALPREQWLSLALLIAKTIGRATDDKRLTVKEKQREEST; this comes from the coding sequence ATGCGCGATCGGCAGGAGCCGGGCAAGGACTCGACAAGCCGCCACGAGCGACCACGACGCGTCGCACCCGCACCGGAGTCCGGTACCGCCGCGCACCTCCTGCACCTGCAACGGACCCTGGGCAACGCGGCGGTGGCGCGGATGGTCGAAGGCGCGCAGGGCGAGGACGAGGTGCAGCGGTCCGCTGTGCACGGTGTGCTGAGTTCGTCGGGGCAGCCGTTGGGCGCCCCGGTGCGCGAGGAGATGGAATCGCGGATGGGCGCGGACTTCTCGGACGTCCGCGTGCACACCGGCGGCACCGCGCAACGATCCGCGGCCGAGATCGGCGCTCGCGCCTACACCTCCGGCAACCACGTCGTGCTCGGCTCGGGCGCTTCGGACAAGCACACGCTCGCGCACGAGCTCACCCATGTGCTGCAACAACGCTCGGGGCCGGTCGCGGGCACCGACAACGGTGACGGGCTGAAGGTCTCCGACCCGTCGGATCGCTACGAGCGCGCGGCGGAGGACAATGCGCGGCGGGTGATGGCGGATTCGGGATCAGGCCGCACAGACGACGCCCCGGCCGAGTCCGCGTCGCCGCCTTCCGCGGACGAACCGCAGATCCAGCGGAAAGTGGGCTACGAGTTCGAAATTACACCCAATAGGGCATGGCAGTTTTTCGAGAACATACCGAGAGGTGACCAGAAAGGGGGCAAGAGGCTAAAAACGGACACGAAGAATCCCCTTATCGACCTCGGAAGCGGGGCGCATGTTGCTGCGGACAACGGAAATGTGGAATTCGTTACCGACCCGCTGACAACGTTGGATCAGGTGGAATCCGCAGTAAGTAATATCACTAACTTCCATGAGGATGTTGCCCGAAGGGGCACGCACACGGAACCTAGTGGAAAGTATTCTATCAAAGCCGAAAGCGTCGGTCAGGCGAAACCTCAAGCGTCCTTCGGTATGGCGATGCGGAACATACCCGACCTGGTGAGTGAACTCGATAAGTTTCACCAGGGCGACACTGAGCCGCCCGCGAAGCGGACTCGCACCAGGGAGCCGAAGGAGACGAAGGAAAATCGAGACAACGAACAACGAATCTCAGGGGTTCAACCCGGGTTCCCCGAAGCGAAGTCGAACGCGGAGAGAATTGTCGAAGAGCTGAAGGGGCGGGCCAGGGGTGAGTCCCCGCAGGGGGACGGCTGGGAGAAGTCCGCGAAAGGATTCTTAACTGTAATACTGAAGACAATTTACGATCTCACGAAGCAGGGGAGTGACAAAGATGATCCCAAGTACTACTTTTCGATGATGCCGCGTACAGATTTTGTGAGCATGCGGGAAACGTTGCCCGATGACGTCAAGGCCTGGCTGGTTGAAAACTGCGATTCCGGTGTCTTGCCGCTAATGAGTAAGCATTCCGGTGAGGACATCGAACGTCCTGTGTTGAACAAATACAAAAAAGAAATGTCTGGGGTGGAGGTTCCGACGCGAGCTGAGTGGATTAGATCAGTGTTGACCGGCACGGTGGGTGAAAAGGATCTGCTCTCGCCGCCGCCCGGGTATCCCGCGCATGGTGATGGTGGCAAAGAGCCTGAGGGGGTGGGGGCCATGGGGGCGGACCGTACAGAACCGCATCTGTCGGTATTCGAGTTGCGCGACCTCGGCGGCGCGCTGCCTCGGGAGCAGTGGCTATCGCTGGCCTTGCTCATCGCGAAGACGATCGGGCGTGCTACAGATGACAAGCGACTGACCGTTAAGGAAAAGCAACGAGAAGAGTCCACCTGA
- a CDS encoding DUF4255 domain-containing protein, whose protein sequence is MIHETDEGVRLLLAEEGVPGAGVELAFDPPTTDWAAKRNSPTVSVFLYDIREDAALRSTGAVEQRDEDGVVVGWLGAPHWFQLSYLVTAWTNRPQDEHRLLSAVLRGLIKHESFAERWLTGTLAELGLTVRMQAGGDMPEGRSVTDVWSALGGALKPSINLRITAPLAGERLPAGPPVTEGMLLRSESAVTEQAQDTPRHLRYEGTNVDEGDGLAASRQRPDPRHPEARRRHRSPRR, encoded by the coding sequence GTGATCCACGAAACCGACGAGGGAGTACGGCTGCTGCTGGCCGAGGAGGGCGTTCCGGGCGCGGGCGTGGAGCTCGCGTTCGACCCGCCCACCACGGACTGGGCGGCCAAGCGCAACTCCCCGACGGTCAGCGTGTTCCTCTACGACATCCGCGAGGACGCCGCGCTGCGCAGCACCGGCGCGGTCGAGCAGCGCGACGAGGACGGCGTGGTCGTCGGCTGGCTCGGCGCCCCGCACTGGTTCCAGCTCAGCTACCTGGTGACAGCGTGGACGAACCGCCCGCAGGACGAGCACCGGTTGCTCTCGGCGGTGCTGCGCGGGCTGATCAAGCACGAGTCGTTCGCCGAGCGGTGGCTCACCGGAACGCTGGCCGAACTGGGGCTGACGGTGCGGATGCAGGCGGGCGGGGACATGCCGGAGGGCCGGTCGGTGACCGACGTGTGGTCGGCGCTGGGCGGCGCGCTCAAGCCGTCGATCAACCTGCGGATCACCGCGCCGCTGGCGGGCGAACGGCTGCCCGCCGGGCCGCCGGTCACCGAGGGCATGCTGCTGCGGTCGGAGTCCGCGGTCACCGAGCAGGCGCAGGACACACCTCGGCACCTGCGCTACGAGGGGACGAACGTGGACGAGGGCGACGGGCTCGCCGCATCCAGGCAGCGTCCGGATCCGCGGCACCCGGAGGCGCGGCGGCGGCACCGGAGTCCGCGGCGATGA